A portion of the Lathamus discolor isolate bLatDis1 chromosome 5, bLatDis1.hap1, whole genome shotgun sequence genome contains these proteins:
- the PNISR gene encoding arginine/serine-rich protein PNISR isoform X2, which yields MWDQGGQPWQQWPLNQQQWMQSFQHQQDPSQIDWAALAQAWIAQREASGQQSVVEQQGMMPNGQDISGIESGPNNHNNFQGDPNFNRMWQPEWGMPHQPPHPPPDQQWMTPTPGQMEIVPPSEDSNSQDSGEFAPDNRHMFNQNNHNFGGPPDNFAMGPVNQFDYQHGAAFGPPQGGFHPPYWQPGPPGPPGPPAPSAPPQNRRERPSFRDRQRSPITMPVKQEPPQIDAVKRRTLPAWIREGLEKMEREKQKKLEKERMEQQRSQLSKKEKKESEEAGEGDGPRLPQKSKFDSDEEDEDAENTEAVSVGKTSRSPSPAPQEEQSEPEMTEEEKEYQMMMLTKMLLTEILLDVTNEEIYYVAKDVHRKATKAPAKQLAQSSALASLTGLGGLGGYGSGDSEDERSDRGSESSDTDDEELRHRIRQKQEAFWRKEREQQLLLEKQLEEKLQSEKVSKEMNEFINKEQNSNSASQEAKEIEADMVHEKKRSPNAIAPDTELKKEGKERTGRSGSGSSSSGSSSSNSRSSSSSSTVSSSSYSTSSGSSRSSSRSSSPKRKKRHSRSRTPSHKVRRSRSRSYTHRNRRERSRSREKIRERRRSSRNHSAERGERRRNRSPSRERSWDRRSSRSRDRRANRASRSRSRDRRKAEDQRRSPPGNRHKHKSEGKDQERKKEQGGAVDKDRKKNREREKDQEKRKDRSKKEEKESKAGSHDDSRLKRKRDSERTFTRGESICVKIIRQDSRQECKRITTKDSKKRSGSESSARSSSESPGSSKEKKAKKSKHIRSCSMEKSQRSGKKASRKHKSKSRSRSATPLRRKR from the exons ATGTGGGATCAAGGTGGACAACCTTGGCAGCAATGGCCTTTGAACCAACAGCAGTGGATGCAGTCATTTCAGCACCAGCAAGATCCAA GCCAGATTGACTGGGCTGCATTAGCTCAAGCATGGATTGCTCAGCGAGAAGCCTCAGGGCAACAGAGTGTAGTGGAACAACAAGGAATGATGCCAAATGGACAGGATATTTCAGGAATAGAGTCTGGTCCAAACAACCATAATAATTTTCAGGGGGATCCCAACTTCAACAGAATGTGGCAGCCAG AATGGGGAATGCCTCACCAGCCCCCTCACCCACCTCCAGATCAGCAGTGGATGACTCCAACCCCAGGTCAAATGGAAATTGTTCCTCCATCCGAAGACAGCAACAGTCAGGACAGTGGGGAATTTGCTCCCGACAACAGGCATATGTTTAACCAGAACAATCACAACTTTGGGGGACCTCCCGATAACTTTGCAATGGGGCCAGTGAACCAGTTTGACTATCAG CATGGGGCTGCTTTTGGTCCACCTCAAGGTGGCTTTCACCCACCTTATTGGCAGCCAGGACCACCAGGGCCACCAGGTCCGCCAGCACCTTCTGCACCTCCTCAAAATCGAAGGGAAAGACCCTCATTCAGAGACCGACAGCGTTCACCTATCACGATGCCTGTGAAGCAGGAGCCTCCACAGATTG ATGCTGTGAAGCGTAGAACTCTGCCTGCCTGGATTCGTGAGGGCCTGGAAAAGATGGAacgagaaaaacagaaaaagttgGAAAAAGAGAGGATGGAGCAGCAACGTTCACAGTtgtctaaaaaagaaaaaaaggaaagtgaggaggctGGAGAAGGGGATGGCCCACGGTTACCTCAGAAAAGTAAATTT GACAGCGATGAGGAAGATGAAGatgctgaaaacacagaagctgTAAGCGTTGGGAAAACCAGCAGgagtccatccccagctccTCAGGAGGAGCAAAGCGAACCAGAAatgacagaagaggaaaaggagtaTCAAATG ATGATGCTGACAAAAATGCTGCTGACAGAGATTCTCCTAGATGTCACAAATGAGGAAATTTATTATGTGGCCAAAGATGTTCACCGTAAAGCAACTAAAG CTCCTGCAAAACAGCTGGCACAGTCCAGTGCACTGGCTTCCCTCACTGGACTCG GTGGACTGGGTGGTTATGGATCAGGAGACAGTGAAGATGAGAGGAGTGACAGAGGCTCTGAATCATCTGATACTGATGATGAGGAATTACGACACAGAATCAGGCAAAAACAGGAAGCATTttggagaaaagagagagaacagcAACTGCTACTAGAAAAACAGCTAGAAG aaaagctACAAAGTGAAAAAGTTTCAAAAGAGATGAATGAATTTAtcaacaaagaacaaaatagtAACTCGGCATCACAGGAGGCAAAAGAAATTGAAGCAGATATGGttcatgaaaagaaaagatCTCCAAATGCAATTGCACCTGATACAGAGCTTAAAAAAGAGGGTAAAGAGAGGACAGGAAGGAGCGGGTCAGGAAGCTCTAGCAGTGGTAGCAGTAGCAGCAATAGCagaagcagtagcagcagcagcactgtatCTAGTTCATCCTATAGCACTAGCTCAGGTAGTAGTCGCAGCTCTTCACGTTCTTCCTCTcctaaaaggaagaagaggcacAGTCGCAGTAGGACACCTTCACATAAAGTTAGGCGCAGCAGAAGCAGGAGTTACACCCacagaaacaggagagagagaagtaggagcagggagaagataagggaaaggagaagatcTAGTAGAAATCACAgtgctgaaagaggggagaggcGAAGAAATCGGAGTCCTTCGAGAGAGAGAAGCTGGGATAGACGTAGTAGCCGTTCCAGAGATAGGCGAGCTAACCGTGCAAGCCGCAGCAGAAGCAGGGATAGGCGTAAAGCTGAAGACCAGCGTAGAAGCCCTCCTGGAAATAGGCACAAACATAAAAGTGAGGGTAAAGaccaagaaaggaagaaggagcagGGTGGAGCTGTAGAtaaggacagaaaaaagaacagagaaagggagaaagatcaggaaaaaaggaaagacaggtccaaaaaagaggaaaaagaaagtaaggCTGGCAGTCATGATGACAGTagattaaagagaaaaagggacAGCGAAAGAACTTTCACTCGCGGTGAGTCCATATGTGTGAAAATAATAAGACAGGATTCCAGGCAAGAATGCAAAAGAATTACTACCAAAGATAGCAAAAAACGGTCAGGCTCCGAATCTAGTGCGAGGAGTAGTTCTGAGTCACCaggaagcagcaaagaaaagaaggctAAGAAATCGAAGCATATTCGGTCATGCTCCATGGAGAAATCTCAAAGGTCTGGTAAGAAGGCAAGCCGCAAACACAAGTCTAAGTCACGATCAAG ATCAGCGACTCCTCTTCGTCGTAAACGCTGA
- the PNISR gene encoding arginine/serine-rich protein PNISR isoform X1, with translation MWDQGGQPWQQWPLNQQQWMQSFQHQQDPSQIDWAALAQAWIAQREASGQQSVVEQQGMMPNGQDISGIESGPNNHNNFQGDPNFNRMWQPEWGMPHQPPHPPPDQQWMTPTPGQMEIVPPSEDSNSQDSGEFAPDNRHMFNQNNHNFGGPPDNFAMGPVNQFDYQHGAAFGPPQGGFHPPYWQPGPPGPPGPPAPSAPPQNRRERPSFRDRQRSPITMPVKQEPPQIDAVKRRTLPAWIREGLEKMEREKQKKLEKERMEQQRSQLSKKEKKESEEAGEGDGPRLPQKSKFDSDEEDEDAENTEAVSVGKTSRSPSPAPQEEQSEPEMTEEEKEYQMMMLTKMLLTEILLDVTNEEIYYVAKDVHRKATKAPAKQLAQSSALASLTGLGGLGGYGSGDSEDERSDRGSESSDTDDEELRHRIRQKQEAFWRKEREQQLLLEKQLEEEKLQSEKVSKEMNEFINKEQNSNSASQEAKEIEADMVHEKKRSPNAIAPDTELKKEGKERTGRSGSGSSSSGSSSSNSRSSSSSSTVSSSSYSTSSGSSRSSSRSSSPKRKKRHSRSRTPSHKVRRSRSRSYTHRNRRERSRSREKIRERRRSSRNHSAERGERRRNRSPSRERSWDRRSSRSRDRRANRASRSRSRDRRKAEDQRRSPPGNRHKHKSEGKDQERKKEQGGAVDKDRKKNREREKDQEKRKDRSKKEEKESKAGSHDDSRLKRKRDSERTFTRGESICVKIIRQDSRQECKRITTKDSKKRSGSESSARSSSESPGSSKEKKAKKSKHIRSCSMEKSQRSGKKASRKHKSKSRSRSATPLRRKR, from the exons ATGTGGGATCAAGGTGGACAACCTTGGCAGCAATGGCCTTTGAACCAACAGCAGTGGATGCAGTCATTTCAGCACCAGCAAGATCCAA GCCAGATTGACTGGGCTGCATTAGCTCAAGCATGGATTGCTCAGCGAGAAGCCTCAGGGCAACAGAGTGTAGTGGAACAACAAGGAATGATGCCAAATGGACAGGATATTTCAGGAATAGAGTCTGGTCCAAACAACCATAATAATTTTCAGGGGGATCCCAACTTCAACAGAATGTGGCAGCCAG AATGGGGAATGCCTCACCAGCCCCCTCACCCACCTCCAGATCAGCAGTGGATGACTCCAACCCCAGGTCAAATGGAAATTGTTCCTCCATCCGAAGACAGCAACAGTCAGGACAGTGGGGAATTTGCTCCCGACAACAGGCATATGTTTAACCAGAACAATCACAACTTTGGGGGACCTCCCGATAACTTTGCAATGGGGCCAGTGAACCAGTTTGACTATCAG CATGGGGCTGCTTTTGGTCCACCTCAAGGTGGCTTTCACCCACCTTATTGGCAGCCAGGACCACCAGGGCCACCAGGTCCGCCAGCACCTTCTGCACCTCCTCAAAATCGAAGGGAAAGACCCTCATTCAGAGACCGACAGCGTTCACCTATCACGATGCCTGTGAAGCAGGAGCCTCCACAGATTG ATGCTGTGAAGCGTAGAACTCTGCCTGCCTGGATTCGTGAGGGCCTGGAAAAGATGGAacgagaaaaacagaaaaagttgGAAAAAGAGAGGATGGAGCAGCAACGTTCACAGTtgtctaaaaaagaaaaaaaggaaagtgaggaggctGGAGAAGGGGATGGCCCACGGTTACCTCAGAAAAGTAAATTT GACAGCGATGAGGAAGATGAAGatgctgaaaacacagaagctgTAAGCGTTGGGAAAACCAGCAGgagtccatccccagctccTCAGGAGGAGCAAAGCGAACCAGAAatgacagaagaggaaaaggagtaTCAAATG ATGATGCTGACAAAAATGCTGCTGACAGAGATTCTCCTAGATGTCACAAATGAGGAAATTTATTATGTGGCCAAAGATGTTCACCGTAAAGCAACTAAAG CTCCTGCAAAACAGCTGGCACAGTCCAGTGCACTGGCTTCCCTCACTGGACTCG GTGGACTGGGTGGTTATGGATCAGGAGACAGTGAAGATGAGAGGAGTGACAGAGGCTCTGAATCATCTGATACTGATGATGAGGAATTACGACACAGAATCAGGCAAAAACAGGAAGCATTttggagaaaagagagagaacagcAACTGCTACTAGAAAAACAGCTAGAAG aagaaaagctACAAAGTGAAAAAGTTTCAAAAGAGATGAATGAATTTAtcaacaaagaacaaaatagtAACTCGGCATCACAGGAGGCAAAAGAAATTGAAGCAGATATGGttcatgaaaagaaaagatCTCCAAATGCAATTGCACCTGATACAGAGCTTAAAAAAGAGGGTAAAGAGAGGACAGGAAGGAGCGGGTCAGGAAGCTCTAGCAGTGGTAGCAGTAGCAGCAATAGCagaagcagtagcagcagcagcactgtatCTAGTTCATCCTATAGCACTAGCTCAGGTAGTAGTCGCAGCTCTTCACGTTCTTCCTCTcctaaaaggaagaagaggcacAGTCGCAGTAGGACACCTTCACATAAAGTTAGGCGCAGCAGAAGCAGGAGTTACACCCacagaaacaggagagagagaagtaggagcagggagaagataagggaaaggagaagatcTAGTAGAAATCACAgtgctgaaagaggggagaggcGAAGAAATCGGAGTCCTTCGAGAGAGAGAAGCTGGGATAGACGTAGTAGCCGTTCCAGAGATAGGCGAGCTAACCGTGCAAGCCGCAGCAGAAGCAGGGATAGGCGTAAAGCTGAAGACCAGCGTAGAAGCCCTCCTGGAAATAGGCACAAACATAAAAGTGAGGGTAAAGaccaagaaaggaagaaggagcagGGTGGAGCTGTAGAtaaggacagaaaaaagaacagagaaagggagaaagatcaggaaaaaaggaaagacaggtccaaaaaagaggaaaaagaaagtaaggCTGGCAGTCATGATGACAGTagattaaagagaaaaagggacAGCGAAAGAACTTTCACTCGCGGTGAGTCCATATGTGTGAAAATAATAAGACAGGATTCCAGGCAAGAATGCAAAAGAATTACTACCAAAGATAGCAAAAAACGGTCAGGCTCCGAATCTAGTGCGAGGAGTAGTTCTGAGTCACCaggaagcagcaaagaaaagaaggctAAGAAATCGAAGCATATTCGGTCATGCTCCATGGAGAAATCTCAAAGGTCTGGTAAGAAGGCAAGCCGCAAACACAAGTCTAAGTCACGATCAAG ATCAGCGACTCCTCTTCGTCGTAAACGCTGA
- the PNISR gene encoding arginine/serine-rich protein PNISR isoform X3, whose product MMPNGQDISGIESGPNNHNNFQGDPNFNRMWQPEWGMPHQPPHPPPDQQWMTPTPGQMEIVPPSEDSNSQDSGEFAPDNRHMFNQNNHNFGGPPDNFAMGPVNQFDYQHGAAFGPPQGGFHPPYWQPGPPGPPGPPAPSAPPQNRRERPSFRDRQRSPITMPVKQEPPQIDAVKRRTLPAWIREGLEKMEREKQKKLEKERMEQQRSQLSKKEKKESEEAGEGDGPRLPQKSKFDSDEEDEDAENTEAVSVGKTSRSPSPAPQEEQSEPEMTEEEKEYQMMMLTKMLLTEILLDVTNEEIYYVAKDVHRKATKAPAKQLAQSSALASLTGLGGLGGYGSGDSEDERSDRGSESSDTDDEELRHRIRQKQEAFWRKEREQQLLLEKQLEEEKLQSEKVSKEMNEFINKEQNSNSASQEAKEIEADMVHEKKRSPNAIAPDTELKKEGKERTGRSGSGSSSSGSSSSNSRSSSSSSTVSSSSYSTSSGSSRSSSRSSSPKRKKRHSRSRTPSHKVRRSRSRSYTHRNRRERSRSREKIRERRRSSRNHSAERGERRRNRSPSRERSWDRRSSRSRDRRANRASRSRSRDRRKAEDQRRSPPGNRHKHKSEGKDQERKKEQGGAVDKDRKKNREREKDQEKRKDRSKKEEKESKAGSHDDSRLKRKRDSERTFTRGESICVKIIRQDSRQECKRITTKDSKKRSGSESSARSSSESPGSSKEKKAKKSKHIRSCSMEKSQRSGKKASRKHKSKSRSRSATPLRRKR is encoded by the exons ATGATGCCAAATGGACAGGATATTTCAGGAATAGAGTCTGGTCCAAACAACCATAATAATTTTCAGGGGGATCCCAACTTCAACAGAATGTGGCAGCCAG AATGGGGAATGCCTCACCAGCCCCCTCACCCACCTCCAGATCAGCAGTGGATGACTCCAACCCCAGGTCAAATGGAAATTGTTCCTCCATCCGAAGACAGCAACAGTCAGGACAGTGGGGAATTTGCTCCCGACAACAGGCATATGTTTAACCAGAACAATCACAACTTTGGGGGACCTCCCGATAACTTTGCAATGGGGCCAGTGAACCAGTTTGACTATCAG CATGGGGCTGCTTTTGGTCCACCTCAAGGTGGCTTTCACCCACCTTATTGGCAGCCAGGACCACCAGGGCCACCAGGTCCGCCAGCACCTTCTGCACCTCCTCAAAATCGAAGGGAAAGACCCTCATTCAGAGACCGACAGCGTTCACCTATCACGATGCCTGTGAAGCAGGAGCCTCCACAGATTG ATGCTGTGAAGCGTAGAACTCTGCCTGCCTGGATTCGTGAGGGCCTGGAAAAGATGGAacgagaaaaacagaaaaagttgGAAAAAGAGAGGATGGAGCAGCAACGTTCACAGTtgtctaaaaaagaaaaaaaggaaagtgaggaggctGGAGAAGGGGATGGCCCACGGTTACCTCAGAAAAGTAAATTT GACAGCGATGAGGAAGATGAAGatgctgaaaacacagaagctgTAAGCGTTGGGAAAACCAGCAGgagtccatccccagctccTCAGGAGGAGCAAAGCGAACCAGAAatgacagaagaggaaaaggagtaTCAAATG ATGATGCTGACAAAAATGCTGCTGACAGAGATTCTCCTAGATGTCACAAATGAGGAAATTTATTATGTGGCCAAAGATGTTCACCGTAAAGCAACTAAAG CTCCTGCAAAACAGCTGGCACAGTCCAGTGCACTGGCTTCCCTCACTGGACTCG GTGGACTGGGTGGTTATGGATCAGGAGACAGTGAAGATGAGAGGAGTGACAGAGGCTCTGAATCATCTGATACTGATGATGAGGAATTACGACACAGAATCAGGCAAAAACAGGAAGCATTttggagaaaagagagagaacagcAACTGCTACTAGAAAAACAGCTAGAAG aagaaaagctACAAAGTGAAAAAGTTTCAAAAGAGATGAATGAATTTAtcaacaaagaacaaaatagtAACTCGGCATCACAGGAGGCAAAAGAAATTGAAGCAGATATGGttcatgaaaagaaaagatCTCCAAATGCAATTGCACCTGATACAGAGCTTAAAAAAGAGGGTAAAGAGAGGACAGGAAGGAGCGGGTCAGGAAGCTCTAGCAGTGGTAGCAGTAGCAGCAATAGCagaagcagtagcagcagcagcactgtatCTAGTTCATCCTATAGCACTAGCTCAGGTAGTAGTCGCAGCTCTTCACGTTCTTCCTCTcctaaaaggaagaagaggcacAGTCGCAGTAGGACACCTTCACATAAAGTTAGGCGCAGCAGAAGCAGGAGTTACACCCacagaaacaggagagagagaagtaggagcagggagaagataagggaaaggagaagatcTAGTAGAAATCACAgtgctgaaagaggggagaggcGAAGAAATCGGAGTCCTTCGAGAGAGAGAAGCTGGGATAGACGTAGTAGCCGTTCCAGAGATAGGCGAGCTAACCGTGCAAGCCGCAGCAGAAGCAGGGATAGGCGTAAAGCTGAAGACCAGCGTAGAAGCCCTCCTGGAAATAGGCACAAACATAAAAGTGAGGGTAAAGaccaagaaaggaagaaggagcagGGTGGAGCTGTAGAtaaggacagaaaaaagaacagagaaagggagaaagatcaggaaaaaaggaaagacaggtccaaaaaagaggaaaaagaaagtaaggCTGGCAGTCATGATGACAGTagattaaagagaaaaagggacAGCGAAAGAACTTTCACTCGCGGTGAGTCCATATGTGTGAAAATAATAAGACAGGATTCCAGGCAAGAATGCAAAAGAATTACTACCAAAGATAGCAAAAAACGGTCAGGCTCCGAATCTAGTGCGAGGAGTAGTTCTGAGTCACCaggaagcagcaaagaaaagaaggctAAGAAATCGAAGCATATTCGGTCATGCTCCATGGAGAAATCTCAAAGGTCTGGTAAGAAGGCAAGCCGCAAACACAAGTCTAAGTCACGATCAAG ATCAGCGACTCCTCTTCGTCGTAAACGCTGA